The Providencia sp. PROV188 genome includes a region encoding these proteins:
- a CDS encoding DUF411 domain-containing protein — MKKLLFTALFAASFSSVAASQVVDLYKEESCGCCHLWGEAVKAAGYDVKIHDVTYQEIDKINQEANLPNSLRSCHTAKINGKLVVGHVPLDSLAKINTLPDDVAGIAVGGMPAGSLGMEQPSGFKQAYSVMSFKKDGSQSVFARY; from the coding sequence ATGAAAAAATTGTTATTCACTGCACTATTTGCGGCGTCATTTTCCTCTGTTGCAGCAAGCCAAGTTGTTGACCTGTACAAAGAAGAAAGTTGCGGTTGCTGCCATCTTTGGGGTGAAGCAGTAAAAGCCGCAGGTTATGACGTAAAAATTCACGATGTCACCTATCAAGAGATCGATAAAATCAATCAAGAAGCCAATTTACCTAACTCATTACGCAGCTGCCATACCGCCAAAATTAATGGCAAGCTGGTTGTTGGTCACGTTCCTCTCGATAGCTTAGCGAAAATCAATACACTACCCGATGACGTTGCGGGTATTGCTGTCGGAGGCATGCCTGCAGGCAGTTTAGGAATGGAGCAACCAAGCGGATTTAAACAAGCCTATTCAGTGATGAGTTTTAAAAAGGATGGTAGCCAATCCGTATTTGCTCGTTATTAG